GGGTACATCTCTCCGGCCCCGTCACGGTGCGCGACCACGGCAACGTCCGTACCGCCGTCTTCCGCTGGGCCGCCGACCCCGAGATCGGATCCAAGGCCACCGGAGTCGTCAGCTGCGTGGTGCTGAAGCAGGATCACCAGTGGCTGATCGACGTCCTGCAGAGCACCGACATCGTCCGCTAGACACTGGATGGGGCGATCCCGCCCACGCTTTCCCTCTGGCTTTCTCCTTCCGCTTCACTCCGTGCGTCCGGCGGCATCGGCCGGATGATCGTCTCCCGGCGGCATGGGGCGCAGCCCCTCGACCCTCTCGGGCGGCAGATCCAGCGTGCGCGTCGGAAAGGGGATGACGATTCCTTCGCGCGCCAGGGTGGCCGGGAGCGTCTTGATCAGATGATGCTTCAGGACCAGGCTCCCTTCATGGTCCCGGGCGCGCAGCATGACGGCCAGCTTGATGCTGGAATCACCGAGGTCGGTGAACCGCAGGCGCGGCTCCGCCCCCGTGGCGGCCTCGGGAAAGCGCCGGGCGATGTCGCGCGCCGTCTGCAGGACCACTCTCTCCACCTTGTCGAGATCGCTGTCGAAGTGCACCCCCAGCTCCAGGCGCGCGTCCACCTCCGGTGCGGGCAGGCTGAAGCTGGTGATCACGCTCTCGGTGAGCTTGGCATTGGGCACTATCACCGTGGTGTTCTGGTTGGTCAGCATGCGCGTGGCGCGCCATCCCATCCTGGTCACCGTTCCCTCGATCGATCCCTCGATCCGAATGAAGTGGCCGGGCTTGACGGTTTCATCCAGGATCATCTGGATTCCCGCGAACAAGTTCGCCAGGGTGTCCTTCAGCGCGAGGCCCACGGCCAGGCTGCCGATCCCGAGGGAGGCCAGGATCGGGGTGATGGAGATTCCAATGCTGTCCAGGAAGATGAGCAGCCCGAGCGCAATCAGCGCCCCGCGGGCCAGCCCCTGCACCAGCCCTTTCGTCCCCTGCAGGATGGGATGAGTTCCCGCGAGGCGATCCAGCAGGCCGCG
The Candidatus Polarisedimenticolia bacterium DNA segment above includes these coding regions:
- a CDS encoding mechanosensitive ion channel family protein; the protein is MPSFLADTPIGDWLSSPWLIGAATFLVWMVLFLVLRRFVLRSLTRMAARTSWTWDDVMVKALSGPLLLAILSSGLLVSERILPLSPEWDRALDVLLTASLALGLVVFADRVFRGLLDRLAGTHPILQGTKGLVQGLARGALIALGLLIFLDSIGISITPILASLGIGSLAVGLALKDTLANLFAGIQMILDETVKPGHFIRIEGSIEGTVTRMGWRATRMLTNQNTTVIVPNAKLTESVITSFSLPAPEVDARLELGVHFDSDLDKVERVVLQTARDIARRFPEAATGAEPRLRFTDLGDSSIKLAVMLRARDHEGSLVLKHHLIKTLPATLAREGIVIPFPTRTLDLPPERVEGLRPMPPGDDHPADAAGRTE